Proteins from one Plasmodium cynomolgi strain B DNA, chromosome 10, whole genome shotgun sequence genomic window:
- a CDS encoding hypothetical protein (putative) has product MRKNSNGGESKKGKHFSEKENKNCSKSEKVEKASMEKASMEKASMEKAAMEKAAVEKAAVEKAANDVDNNLSYKKLRKRLNNLNYKGSLCLSCTPLVQIIFDDLIQAIQNFQKLSDKYEDSQKRYKELVNETRKNNSHLETKERGDGKIGSNLFLSGEYGEGDDTHDQVGAGVVPNESSQTAQNEQSLSAASKQYECKISELCKQVEEECKLKENYMKENKKLKLTLEMLQNEKKGKFDESTEDVSGDDFSSFNNRTKSFDDFEIDKIKKKEKKLCQMGSSLINEHTISLGKELSYYKNLCKEFKVEIDRMRKDSDGEGKNGEHNTDGQPQDGDHLTEGENKSGSTGQNGKESPVGAELLVEQKNTEIKYLKKRLSEYEIEIRKLNELRMINDIKEQKESNDDESACESAPSEHLNRELTMCTFDPDGDTLSGDVQTKNGGSVRKDSDLSKMVKSRNREIYHLKNRVKLLETELQMKNEEEKKYEKLHRVDDNRGGELQKDRASNVRDENRSDNSSEGDEAVMKRRNLERELHELHSVLETLKVELKEEKKTIKELKNLEKQIKVKESEFNLNKNTINNLKLESAEFNNIMSFSNETKKHLTEYIHNLLNKLSEANDKIDELKDGNILQKQKIEVYKNEIKKLKEDLIDSSNQIDEFASLLDKKDEVIQSFKEKLENVNKQYGDLTIQYNEVLKENKNLQITNSSHNANSTLIIQQLQQEIHLLNVTNSHLKKIEDDYKIILQEKTIIEDAAIKIQSELKKSVDKIKNLETYIQTLSIEIANLKAQRDDSLDALTKVAIDKTQYENEIIQSKSIIHDLRKQLSEYENNVKYVQNNISEINKMHLQKEEQEIILKNEIKSLRENLNEKTIKLELLQEKENKFEQNTMAYNEFHMEAQKKYNSYEKMIQRLKKEIDELTINNNDNIIIIEKLKSELDTHQKNNVCDFSKTFFRSAEELVRVGGVGAPSEKDAHIDREGFPNRHSESDPAREERKEEKSGTPKEGFYQLNCTNNENSKEENEMYDYDDDFTIFINSNKNSFGKKYKNGTEDRQEIKIRDDEEDGIIDSLNDLLDGEGVNELSLTNKKMKDDASNLGDSNENDHYDEKLDSMGRNDKSGNDQRLQESESSSNSRSFNMDFLSFSKKDKRKKGATRGGPNRGNDQSTATLKGLTLSALNSASNNNNDGGKSGSWRKGGKSSHIGRSGSRGGSSSSRSNTRRSSRSSSRATVPRDKLRDNLDEYCGSENSSSYLGNHDVSLFNSSKIKDIFNLKSINKGAKNGHSKDQNKFVRGMSQVSGTNKNNTYDINGSKYKTDKRTRKESYEDILFDFKRNWSLREDEPRGEVTSGGGARRGSQNGSKSGPKSGQKSGPKSGQKKDPQNGLKNNPPNEYRGDDSDSPPHDKTYDQKEKTNKIKNRQIGKDDYRTKYPAYNTDEDDEADNYVDVEGRGKDSNYRRNQLQKSNYDTKNLKNSADYPLKKKASRKITTLQMSSSKNKFKDYPSGNKKKSDLADYNSLMSTSRNKESNRASKNFIGTRGRTNEGDNGKDDYNDDEGDKRSYNFISQTSYEANSNTSSILLDSVSSDFAQSSSVDQYNHSGQKKPSEPLNYLNFKKESDYNNILYSSNDSHILSGANRLGGPISYGKNGGGEKHGRVDKKDMVGTTSDSSPNGNRKELIDREEGGNNSYRNMSSPFGEKINNKFEKAHIKEADVESNPKKEQMNNNPPNNQDLYNKYMGVLQSLKSEEMDASVNTTNNVTIDLTNDFSKTQENSTSILSSSKTLQKDSVFSNISKFKFNEELHEYNCDPLTIIKPIEDSNREPY; this is encoded by the exons atgagaaaaaattcaaacggtggagaaagcaaaaaggggaaacatttctcagagaaggaaaataaaaattgcagcaAAAGTGAGAAAGTGGAAAAGGCCTCAATGGAAAAGGCCTCAATGGAAAAGGCCTCAATGGAAAAGGCCGCAATGGAAAAGGCCGCAGTGGAAAAAGCGGCAGTGGAAAAAGCGGCAAACGATGTTGACAACAATttaagttataaaaaattaagaaaaagattgaacaatttaaattataaggGGTCCTTATGCCTGTCCTGCACACCATTAgtgcaaataatttttgatgATCTGATTCAGGCCATTCAGAATTTTCAAAAGCTGTCGGATAAGTATGAAGACTCGCAGAAGAGATACAAAGAGTTGGTAAATGAGACGAGAAAGAACAACTCTCATTTGGAGACAAAAGAGAGAGGGGATGGAAAAATCGGCAGCAATTTGTTCTTGAGCGGGGAGTACGGAGAGGGGGACGACACGCATGATCAGGTAGGTGCTGGAGTTGTCCCTAATGAGTCAAGCCAAACCGCTCAGAATGAGCAGAGCCTATCCGCAGCATCCAAACAGTACGAATGCAAAATTTCGGAATTGTGCAAACAAGTGGAGGAGGAATGTAAGTTGAAAGAGAACTatatgaaggaaaataaaaagttgaaGCTCACCTTGGAGATGCtacaaaatgagaagaaaggaaaatttgATGAATCCACGGAGGACGTATCTGGTGATGACTTCTCTTCCTTTAACAACAGAACGAAATCATTTGACGATTTTGAAATTgacaaaattaagaaaaaggaaaagaagttATGTCAAATGGGAAGCAGCCTAATCAACGAACACACCATATCGTTAGGAAAAGAATTATCCTACTACAAGAATTTATGTAAAGAGTTCAAAGTGGAGATAGACCGCATGCGGAAGGATAGCGATGGTGAGGGAAAGAATGGGGAGCATAATACTGACGGGCAGCCACAGGATGGGGATCATCTCACAgagggagaaaacaaaagcgGTTCTACggggcaaaatgggaaggaatCTCCCGTTGGGGCCGAACTCCTAGTGGAACAGAAAAACACAGAAATAAAGTACCTGAAGAAACGATTAAGTGAGTACGAAATTGAAATCAGAAAATTGAACGAACTGAGGATGATCAATGATATtaaggagcagaaggagtCCAACGATGACGAGTCGGCATGTGAAAGCGCTCCAAGTGAACATCTCAACAGGGAGCTCACGATGTGTACCTTCGATCCGGATGGGGATACCCTAAGTGGGGATGTGCAGACGAAAAATGGAGGCTCTGTGAGGAAGGACAGCGACTTAagtaaaatggtaaaatcGAGAAACAGAGAAATTTATCATCTCAAAAATAGGGTAAAACTGTTGGAGACGGAATTGCAGATGAAGaacgaggaggagaagaagtatGAGAAGCTGCATCGGGTGGATGATAACAGAGGTGGGGAACTTCAAAAGGATAGGGCCTCCAACGTGAGGGATGAAAACCGATCGGATAATTCCAGCGAGGGAGACGAAGCGGTGATGAAGCGAAGAAACCTTGAAAGAGAACTACACGAATTGCACTCCGTTTTGGAAACACTGAAAGTAGaactgaaggaagaaaaaaagacgatAA AGgaactaaaaaatttagaaaaacaaataaaagtgAAAGAAAGTGAATTTAATCTGAACAAGAATACCATAAATAATCTGAAATTAGAGTCAGCCGAATTTAATAACATCATGTCTTTTTCGAACGAAACGAAGAAACACTTGACAGAGTATATTCACAATTTGCTAAATAAGTTGAGCGAAgcaaatgacaaaattgacGAGCTGAAGGATGGAAACATACTACAAAAGCAGAAAATAGAAGtctataaaaatgaaataaaaaagttaaaggaGGATTTGATAGATTCCAGCAATCAGATAGACGAATTCGCATCCCTATTGGATAAAAAGGATGAAGTTATCCAAAGTTTTAAGGAAAAGCtagaaaatgtgaacaaacAGTATGGAGATCTCACCATACAATACAATGAAGtgttaaaggaaaataaaaatttacagatAACGAATTCATCTCATAATGCCAACAGTACCTTAATCATTCAACAATTACAGCAGGAAATTCACTTGCTAAATGTAACAAATAgtcacttgaaaaaaatcgaagatgactataaaattattttacaagaaaaaacgaTAATAGAAGACGCAGCAATAAAGATCCAATCGGAATTGAAAAAGTCCgttgataaaattaaaaacttagAGACCTACATACAGACGCTGTCAATAGAGATTGCCAACTTGAAGGCACAAAGGGATGATTCACTAGATGCACTCACCAAAGTAGCCATCGACAAAACACAATACGAAAATGAAATCATACAAAGCAAAAGCATTATACACGATTTGAGGAAACAACTTAGCGAATACGAAAACAATGTCAAATATGTCCAAAATAACATTAgcgaaataaataaaatgcatctgcagaaggaggaacaagaaattatcttaaaaaatgaaattaaatcGTTGAGGGAAAatttaaacgaaaaaactATCAAGTTGGAACTCCtccaagaaaaggaaaacaaattcgAACAGAACACCATGGCGTATAATGAATTCCACATGGAAGCGCAGAAGAAATATAACTCctatgaaaaaatgattcaaCGGTTGAAGAAAGAAATCGACGAGCTGACTATAAacaataatgataatattatcattatcgaaaaattgaaaagtgAGTTGGACACTCATCAGAAGAATAACGTGTGCGATTTTTCGAAGACATTTTTTCGTAGCGCAGAGGAGTTGGTACGTGTTGGTGGAGTTGGTGCCCCTTCCGAAAAGGATGCTCACATAGACAGGGAGGGATTCCCAAATAGGCATTCAGAGAGTGACCCCGCAAGggaagaaaggaaggaagaaaagagcGGCACACCGAAGGAAGGATTCTACCAACTGAACTGCACTAATAATGAGAACTCAAAAGAGGAAAACGAAATGTATGACTACGATGACGACTTTACCATCTTTATCAACTCgaataaaaatagttttggcaaaaaatataaaaatggcacagaGGATAgacaagaaataaaaataagggaCGATGAGGAAGATGGAATTATAGACAGCCTGAACGACCTGCTCGATGGAGAAGGGGTTAATGAACTCAGTTTGACCAACAAGAAGATGAAGGACGATGCAAGCAACCTAGGTGACAGCAACGAAAATGATCACTACGATGAGAAGTTAGATTCTATGGGAAGAAACGACAAATCAGGGAATGACCAAAGGCTGCAAGAATCCGAGAGCTCTTCCAACAGTAGAAGTTTTAATATGGATTTCCTCTCCTTCAGTAAGAAggacaaaaggaagaagggtGCGACAAGGGGAGGCCCGAACCGGGGCAATGATCAATCGACGGCCACATTGAAGGGGCTGACTTTGTCAGCTCTAAACAGCGCGAGTAACAATAATAACGACGGCGGTAAGAGCGGAAGTTGGAggaagggagggaaaagctCCCACATCGGTCGCAGTGGAAGTCGCGGAGGGAGTagcagcagcagaagcaACACTAGAAGAAGCAGTAGAAGCAGCAGCCGCGCCACCGTGCCCAGGGACAAACTGCGCGACAACCTGGACGAGTACTGCGGAAGCGAAAACTCCTCGTCCTACCTGGGCAACCACGACGTTTCCCTGTTTAACAGCTCCAAGATAAAAGATATTTTCAATTTGAAGTCGATCAACAAGGGGGCTAAAAATGGCCACTCCAAGGATCAAAACAAATTTGTCAGGGGAATGTCCCAAGTGAGCGgcacaaataaaaacaacacATACGACATAAATGGTAGTAAGTATAAGACGGACAAGAGAACCAGGAAGGAATCTTACGAAGATATCCTGTTCGACTTTAAGCGCAATTGGTCTCTGAGGGAGGACGAGCCTAGGGGGGAAGTCACCAGTGGGGGAGGTGCAAGAAGGGGTTCGCAAAATGGTTCAAAGAGTGGTCCAAAAAGTGGTCAAAAAAGTGGTCCAAAAAgtggccaaaaaaaggatccaCAAAATGGTCTAAAAAATAACCCACCGAATGAATATCGTGGGGACGACTCGGACTCCCCCCCACATGATAAAACATATGaccaaaaggagaaaacgaataagataaaaaatagacaaattGGAAAGGATGATTATCGAACTAAATACCCCGCGTACAACACCGACGAGGATGATGAGGCGGACAATTATGTGGATGTAgaagggaggggaaaagaTAGTAACTATCGAAGAAATCAATTACAAAAATCGAATTatgacacaaaaaatttaaaaaatagcgcAGATTATCctttgaagaagaaggcaTCGCGCAAAATTACTACACTGCAAATGTCCAGCAGTAAGAACAAGTTTAAGGACTATCCaagtggaaataaaaaaaagagtgacCTTGCTGATTATAATTCCCTAATGAGCACATCAAGGAATAAGGAAAGCAACAGGGCATCCAAAAACTTTATTGGTACACGTGGAAGAACAAACGAGGGAGACAATGGCAAGGACGATTATAACGATGACGAAGGGGATAAAAGGagttacaattttatttctcaaACGAGTTACGAGGCTAATAGTAACACTAGCAGCATCCTGCTTGACTCAGTCAGTTCCGACTTTGCACAGAGTAGCAGCGTAGACCAGTATAACCATTCTGGTCAAAAGAAACCAAGTGAGccattaaattatttaaatttcaaaaaggagTCAGATTATAACAACATTTTGTACAGCTCGAACGATTCGCATATTTTGAGTGGAGCCAATAGATTGGGAGGGCCAATCTCTTatggcaaaaatggagggggagaaaaacatGGAAGGGTCGACAAAAAGGACATGGTAGGAACAACCAGTGATAGCAGCCCGAATGGCAACAGAAAAGAGTTGATAGATAGGGAAGAGGGAGGAAATAATTCCTACAGAAATATGAGCTCCccctttggagaaaaaatcaataACAAATTTGAGAAGGCACACATCAAGGAAGCCGACGTGGAGAGTAACcctaaaaaggaacaaatgaataataaccCCCCAAATAATCAAGATCTatacaataaatatatgggCGTTTTACAAAGTTTAAAGAGCGAAGAAATGGATGCATCTGTGAACACAACGAATAATGTAACCATCGATTTAACCAACGACTTTAGCAAAACGCAGGAGAATTCCACCTCCATTTTGTCGTCCTCCAAAACGTTGCAGAAGGATAGCGTGTTTAGCAATATAtccaaatttaaatttaatgaagaGTTGCACGAGTATAATTGTGACCCCCTAACGATTATCAAACCGATCGAAGATTCAAACCGGGAGCCATACTAA